In Moorella sp. Hama-1, a single genomic region encodes these proteins:
- a CDS encoding spore germination protein GerW family protein → MFLTSGNTTIIPILTASFGFGSGGGEGNDPDHRAGKGGGGAGAKLAPTP, encoded by the coding sequence TTGTTCCTGACCAGCGGTAACACCACCATCATCCCCATCCTCACCGCCAGCTTCGGCTTTGGTAGTGGCGGCGGCGAAGGTAACGACCCGGATCACCGCGCCGGTAAAGGCGGGGGCGGTGCCGGGGCCAAACTGGCACCCACGCCCTGA
- a CDS encoding bactofilin family protein, with the protein MRLRSRQLQPWMAGRNNCPGIYWRVLGTFLLALALAFSFNPPPARAQNLTRFGGGYVVPAGQQVENALAIFGPVTVDGRARDVVGTGGRVEVNGEVDNSVVAVGGQVSISGRVNRDVIAVAGPVAVSGRIAGDLVVVGGPLILASTAQVGGDLVVIGGSLQKEPGAVVGGNEVQLALQQAFLEQVGQWLRGYPLPGLTSPAFWWRLFTLILMAIVLLFISIIFPGTTARVAETAMLLPGKSLLWGFLIAFLALPATVLLFITILGIPLAGLLWLALACLYFLGMAGLSLATGKRILAALGSRQAEIYAATLAGILIISLVTWLPYLGIVAGLMVKAAALGAAAVTMAGRAGTSNIN; encoded by the coding sequence ATGCGGTTGCGCAGTCGGCAGTTGCAGCCATGGATGGCAGGAAGGAATAATTGCCCCGGGATATACTGGCGGGTGTTAGGTACCTTTCTCCTGGCGCTGGCCCTGGCTTTCAGCTTTAACCCGCCCCCGGCCCGGGCGCAAAACCTGACCCGGTTCGGCGGCGGCTACGTGGTGCCTGCCGGCCAGCAGGTGGAAAACGCCCTGGCCATCTTCGGCCCCGTCACGGTAGACGGCAGGGCCCGGGATGTAGTAGGTACCGGCGGCAGGGTGGAGGTCAACGGCGAAGTCGACAACAGCGTTGTGGCCGTGGGTGGACAGGTAAGCATCAGCGGTAGAGTCAACAGGGACGTAATAGCCGTAGCCGGGCCGGTAGCGGTCAGTGGCCGCATTGCCGGAGACCTGGTCGTAGTAGGCGGGCCCCTCATCCTGGCCTCCACGGCGCAGGTGGGCGGCGACCTGGTAGTCATCGGCGGTTCGCTACAGAAGGAGCCGGGTGCGGTAGTAGGCGGAAACGAGGTCCAGCTGGCGCTGCAACAGGCCTTCCTGGAGCAGGTGGGCCAGTGGTTGCGGGGCTATCCCTTACCCGGCCTGACTTCCCCGGCCTTCTGGTGGCGCCTTTTCACCCTCATCCTGATGGCCATTGTACTGTTGTTTATTAGCATCATCTTTCCGGGAACAACTGCGCGCGTGGCGGAGACCGCCATGCTCCTGCCGGGGAAGAGTTTGTTGTGGGGTTTCCTCATCGCCTTCCTGGCCCTGCCGGCCACCGTCCTGCTATTTATAACTATCCTGGGCATTCCCCTGGCGGGTCTATTGTGGCTGGCCCTGGCCTGCCTCTACTTCCTGGGGATGGCGGGTTTAAGCCTGGCAACCGGTAAAAGGATCCTGGCTGCCCTGGGGAGCCGGCAGGCGGAAATCTACGCCGCCACCCTGGCCGGTATCCTCATCATTAGCCTGGTCACCTGGTTGCCTTACCTGGGTATAGTTGCCGGGCTGATGGTTAAGGCCGCAGCCCTGGGGGCAGCGGCAGTTACCATGGCCGGTAGAGCTGGCACAAGTAATATTAATTGA
- a CDS encoding type II toxin-antitoxin system VapC family toxin — MSSDYPESAGDYILDAYAVICYLEDETGAEKVAELLQKAREKLIKLLLTWVNLGEVYYRVYRRNGEIEAKKVLETVKKWPVEFLVGDEELTLAAAKVKALHLLSYADAFAIGAALQYKATVVTGDPEIKEASNELGFPLLWLK; from the coding sequence ATGAGCAGCGACTACCCTGAAAGCGCCGGGGATTATATCCTGGATGCCTATGCCGTTATTTGCTACCTGGAAGATGAGACTGGTGCCGAAAAGGTGGCCGAACTATTACAAAAAGCTCGGGAAAAACTGATCAAGCTTTTGTTGACCTGGGTAAATTTAGGCGAAGTATATTATCGAGTATATCGTAGAAATGGAGAAATAGAAGCTAAAAAAGTGTTAGAGACCGTAAAAAAATGGCCTGTGGAATTCCTCGTGGGTGATGAAGAATTGACCCTTGCTGCTGCGAAAGTAAAGGCTTTACATCTCCTTTCCTATGCTGATGCCTTTGCCATAGGTGCTGCCTTACAATATAAAGCCACAGTTGTCACCGGTGATCCGGAAATAAAGGAAGCCAGCAATGAATTGGGCTTCCCTTTGTTATGGTTGAAATAA
- a CDS encoding RNA polymerase sigma factor: protein MDRSDAELIALSQQGDEGAFAELVARYQKKVYTVALRLLQDREESLDVAQEVFLRAYRALPGFQPGAALAPWLLAIAANASRDHWRQRRRERGGPAATPVDEETLLAVADSRAGPAKLWEEAETRRMVKEAVAALPWDYRVPIVLWHFQDLSYEEIARTLALPLNTVKTRIRRGRLLLKKMLAPVLEEGGLQDG, encoded by the coding sequence TTGGACCGGTCGGATGCCGAGCTGATAGCCTTGAGCCAGCAGGGCGATGAGGGTGCCTTTGCCGAGCTGGTGGCGCGCTACCAGAAAAAGGTATATACCGTGGCCCTGCGCCTGCTCCAGGACCGGGAAGAGAGCCTGGATGTCGCCCAGGAGGTATTCCTGCGGGCCTACCGCGCCCTGCCCGGTTTCCAGCCTGGTGCCGCCCTGGCTCCCTGGCTGCTGGCCATTGCCGCCAACGCCAGTCGCGACCACTGGCGGCAGCGCCGGCGGGAGAGGGGAGGGCCGGCCGCTACCCCGGTGGACGAGGAAACCCTCCTGGCGGTGGCAGACAGCAGGGCCGGCCCTGCTAAACTCTGGGAGGAAGCGGAAACCAGGCGTATGGTCAAGGAGGCCGTGGCGGCCCTACCCTGGGATTACCGGGTACCCATAGTCCTCTGGCACTTCCAGGACTTGAGCTACGAAGAAATAGCCAGGACGCTGGCACTACCCCTCAATACGGTCAAGACCAGGATTCGCCGCGGCCGCCTGTTGCTCAAGAAGATGCTGGCCCCGGTGCTGGAGGAAGGAGGGTTACAGGATGGCTAA
- a CDS encoding cation:proton antiporter, giving the protein MPEQVLLEIGLALAIVAFAGILAARFRVSIVPLLILAGMVVGPHAPVIGILDFRFIKSAPLIDFMGRVGILFLLFSLGLEFSVGRLLKAGRSILVGGSIYMAINFTLGMVLPIIWGWPLRETLVVAGLISISSSAIVAKVLVDLKRTARPETEMILGLMLFQDVFVAVYLSIISGLVLTGSASPASVLKSTSLALGFMLGLILAGRKLAPLINRLLNVPSEEVFMLIVFAFLTLVAGFSETIHVAEAIGALLVGLILAETDHLDRIEHIVVPFRDFFGALFFFSFGLSIDPLTLGGAVGPVLTAVAATLTGNFLAGILAGRMAGYSYRGCTNIGLTITPRGEFSIILANLAKTGGLLPVLQPFAALYVLLMAILGPLLTKESKWIYNQLAHIFGWPALKETNKPRRPV; this is encoded by the coding sequence ATGCCCGAACAGGTGCTCCTTGAAATCGGGCTAGCATTAGCTATCGTAGCTTTTGCCGGGATCCTTGCCGCCAGGTTCCGCGTTTCTATTGTACCGCTCTTGATCCTTGCCGGTATGGTTGTCGGCCCTCATGCGCCGGTAATTGGTATCCTGGATTTTCGCTTTATTAAAAGCGCGCCTTTAATAGATTTTATGGGGCGGGTAGGGATACTCTTTCTCCTTTTCAGCCTCGGTCTGGAGTTTTCCGTCGGGAGATTATTAAAGGCAGGCCGTTCTATACTGGTGGGCGGGTCCATCTATATGGCCATAAATTTTACCCTGGGCATGGTTCTACCTATAATTTGGGGTTGGCCGTTGCGGGAAACCCTGGTGGTAGCCGGGCTTATTTCTATTTCCTCAAGCGCCATTGTTGCCAAGGTTCTGGTTGACCTAAAGCGAACGGCACGGCCGGAAACCGAGATGATCCTGGGGCTTATGTTATTTCAGGACGTATTCGTAGCAGTGTATCTATCCATCATTTCCGGTCTGGTCCTTACAGGTTCGGCCTCACCGGCGAGCGTGTTGAAATCTACCTCCCTTGCCCTGGGATTTATGCTGGGCTTAATTCTCGCCGGCCGCAAACTGGCACCGTTAATTAACAGGCTGCTTAACGTTCCTTCCGAGGAAGTTTTTATGCTCATAGTCTTTGCTTTCCTCACCCTGGTAGCCGGTTTTTCAGAGACTATCCATGTGGCGGAAGCTATTGGCGCCTTGCTGGTAGGTTTAATTTTAGCCGAGACAGACCATCTCGACCGCATCGAGCATATTGTCGTGCCGTTCCGTGATTTTTTCGGGGCCCTGTTTTTTTTCAGCTTCGGTTTGAGCATCGACCCTTTAACCTTGGGAGGGGCCGTCGGGCCGGTTTTGACTGCCGTAGCGGCAACATTAACAGGCAATTTTCTTGCTGGTATTCTTGCCGGACGAATGGCCGGTTATTCGTACCGGGGGTGTACCAATATCGGGCTTACTATTACTCCCCGCGGAGAATTTTCTATCATCCTCGCCAATCTGGCGAAGACCGGCGGATTACTGCCGGTGCTACAACCCTTCGCAGCCCTGTATGTGTTGCTTATGGCTATTCTGGGTCCTTTACTTACGAAAGAATCTAAATGGATATACAACCAACTGGCTCACATCTTTGGTTGGCCTGCCTTGAAAGAAACAAATAAACCCCGCAGGCCGGTATAG
- a CDS encoding cation:proton antiporter regulatory subunit — MLIKETELPGIGKKFQIETRSGDKIVIVVHDDGRREIYHFDNNDPEESISMVTLDDAEARRVAGILGGMAYVPKALETVEMALDDMVFEWYKVEKDAQAIGKTIGDLEIRKKTGAAIIAIIKKDEKVLNPGPEEIITPGATIVVLGDRKQVKACKELILHGGI; from the coding sequence ATGTTGATAAAAGAAACCGAGCTTCCCGGTATCGGGAAAAAATTCCAAATTGAAACCCGCAGCGGGGATAAGATAGTTATTGTCGTACACGATGATGGCCGGCGGGAGATTTATCATTTTGATAATAATGACCCGGAGGAAAGCATCTCCATGGTCACTCTGGATGACGCGGAAGCGCGCCGTGTGGCAGGTATTCTCGGCGGTATGGCCTACGTGCCAAAAGCACTGGAAACGGTTGAAATGGCCCTGGATGACATGGTTTTTGAATGGTATAAAGTGGAGAAGGATGCCCAAGCAATAGGGAAAACTATCGGGGATTTAGAAATCCGCAAGAAAACTGGCGCTGCCATTATAGCTATAATTAAAAAAGACGAAAAAGTCCTCAACCCGGGACCGGAAGAAATCATCACCCCGGGAGCAACAATTGTGGTTTTAGGGGACAGGAAGCAGGTAAAGGCTTGTAAAGAGCTGATTTTGCACGGGGGGATATAG
- a CDS encoding SPL family radical SAM protein, whose protein sequence is MFKLYETACRSALNRSRIPGLDYCLNPYTGCSHGCIYCYASCMARFSGRREKWGSFVQVKTNFVEVLAAQLRRPKKGKVMLASVTDAYQAIERKYSLTRRCLELLTRSGLEASILTKSDLVLRDVELLKAMPHTEVGFTITTLDDKLAGVLEPGAPSTSRRLAALEKLAGAGIRTWVFVAPVIPGLTDAPEDLTAITKAATRAGAQEVDFDPLNFYPAAVSIIRELISRYWPRAKSAFDHACRHPAAYRQLLREIIKHSESC, encoded by the coding sequence ATGTTTAAATTATATGAGACTGCCTGTCGCAGCGCCCTCAACCGTTCCCGCATCCCCGGCCTGGATTACTGTTTGAACCCTTATACCGGCTGCTCCCATGGATGCATTTATTGTTACGCCAGTTGCATGGCGCGCTTCAGCGGCCGCCGGGAAAAATGGGGCTCCTTCGTCCAGGTCAAGACCAACTTTGTTGAAGTGCTGGCCGCCCAGTTACGGCGCCCTAAAAAAGGAAAGGTTATGCTGGCCAGCGTTACCGATGCTTACCAGGCTATAGAAAGAAAATATAGCCTGACACGCAGGTGTTTGGAACTTTTAACCCGGAGCGGATTGGAAGCATCCATCCTCACCAAGTCTGACCTGGTCCTCAGGGATGTAGAGCTTTTAAAAGCAATGCCCCATACCGAGGTCGGCTTTACCATTACTACCCTAGATGACAAATTGGCCGGGGTGCTGGAGCCCGGCGCGCCATCTACCTCCCGGCGTTTGGCGGCCCTGGAAAAGCTGGCCGGGGCCGGCATCAGGACCTGGGTTTTTGTCGCCCCGGTGATACCCGGTCTCACGGATGCTCCTGAAGACCTTACCGCCATAACAAAAGCGGCCACCAGGGCCGGCGCGCAGGAAGTAGACTTTGACCCGTTAAATTTTTACCCTGCAGCCGTATCTATTATTAGAGAACTCATTTCCAGGTACTGGCCCCGGGCTAAGAGCGCTTTTGATCATGCTTGCCGCCACCCGGCTGCCTACCGGCAGCTGCTAAGAGAGATAATCAAGCATAGCGAATCCTGTTGA
- a CDS encoding rhodanese-like domain-containing protein has translation MISIKSRKQNLKKLVDAGDPNIYILDIRDAKDFAAGHIPGAHNIPFKEVGRNLDKLPRDKTIIVYCYTGQTGGQTTAALNIAGFKARSLNGGINNGWLKAGYPVVK, from the coding sequence ATGATATCTATAAAATCCCGGAAGCAGAATTTAAAGAAGCTCGTTGATGCCGGTGACCCGAACATTTACATCCTGGACATCCGGGACGCCAAGGATTTTGCTGCCGGCCATATACCCGGCGCCCATAACATTCCCTTTAAAGAAGTAGGGCGCAACCTGGATAAGCTGCCCCGCGACAAAACAATTATCGTTTACTGCTATACCGGCCAGACCGGCGGCCAGACTACTGCCGCCTTAAATATCGCCGGCTTCAAAGCCCGTTCCCTTAACGGCGGCATAAACAACGGTTGGCTGAAGGCAGGTTACCCGGTAGTTAAGTAG
- a CDS encoding AbrB/MazE/SpoVT family DNA-binding domain-containing protein, with protein MPMVKISAKGQLVIPALLRRKYGLQAPGRALIIEKEGQIIITPAPSDPVIEARGMLKGKRSLTSTYASYKQEERRLEEKHEQRLP; from the coding sequence ATGCCTATGGTAAAGATTTCTGCAAAAGGGCAATTAGTAATTCCGGCCCTGTTGCGCCGCAAGTACGGCCTCCAGGCTCCGGGGCGCGCTTTAATTATCGAAAAGGAAGGGCAAATCATTATTACTCCTGCTCCCTCTGACCCGGTAATTGAGGCCAGAGGTATGTTGAAAGGGAAACGATCACTTACCAGTACTTATGCGTCCTATAAGCAGGAGGAACGCCGGTTGGAGGAAAAACATGAGCAGCGACTACCCTGA
- a CDS encoding anti-sigma factor has product MAKGCVYWQEIIPDYLAGELGQEEAHALREHLDCCPACRRELARWQKTFALLDLPPEDPGPDFTARVLAALEKDEAMPPVPVTRPGEQQAARPSLLSGNPPRQPVSLLAGLVLGFCLALGGWLLAGGRLPGLTRGISTFISVTVPFIQDAITGLVAFCQWQLAGLIQLLAGVVDAVGEKVFLLWVLGDTLVTLLQSVPPATWAALLAPGLAAGLLLERMLKPRTYQ; this is encoded by the coding sequence ATGGCTAAAGGATGTGTTTACTGGCAGGAAATTATCCCGGACTATTTGGCGGGTGAACTGGGGCAGGAAGAGGCTCATGCCTTGCGAGAGCACCTGGATTGCTGCCCTGCTTGCCGCCGGGAACTAGCGCGCTGGCAGAAAACCTTTGCCCTCCTGGATTTGCCTCCTGAAGATCCGGGGCCGGACTTTACTGCCCGGGTGCTGGCAGCCCTGGAGAAGGATGAGGCGATGCCACCGGTGCCGGTAACCAGGCCCGGAGAACAGCAGGCGGCGCGGCCGTCCCTGCTGTCCGGCAACCCGCCCCGGCAACCAGTTTCGCTACTCGCCGGGCTGGTGCTGGGCTTCTGCCTAGCCCTGGGCGGCTGGCTCCTGGCAGGGGGCAGGTTGCCCGGGCTGACCCGGGGTATAAGTACGTTCATAAGCGTAACGGTACCATTCATCCAGGATGCAATAACAGGCCTGGTAGCATTCTGCCAGTGGCAACTGGCCGGCCTTATCCAGTTGCTGGCTGGCGTGGTAGACGCTGTAGGAGAAAAGGTCTTTTTACTCTGGGTGCTGGGGGATACCCTGGTTACCCTGCTCCAGAGTGTTCCCCCGGCAACCTGGGCCGCTTTACTGGCGCCGGGCCTGGCGGCGGGCCTGCTCCTGGAAAGGATGTTAAAACCTCGTACCTACCAATAA
- a CDS encoding Uma2 family endonuclease has translation MSLTLAELAAGRKRYTYEDYCSLPEGSPYQLIGGELVMTPSPSPYHQMVSMKLELQMAGFVMGKGLGIVLDAPVDVYLDEEETYQPDIIFIASSRLDIIEEKRIKGAPDLVVEILSPGTGYYDLRSKYKVYEKSGVKEYWIVDPRQKSVQVFCLRDGKFVLDQEAEQQGIVRSRVIAGLEVQVESIF, from the coding sequence ATGAGCCTTACCCTGGCGGAACTGGCGGCAGGCCGGAAACGGTATACCTATGAGGATTATTGCAGCCTGCCGGAAGGGTCGCCCTATCAGTTGATCGGGGGGGAACTGGTAATGACGCCTTCACCGTCACCCTATCACCAGATGGTATCCATGAAATTGGAATTACAAATGGCGGGCTTTGTCATGGGAAAGGGGCTGGGTATTGTTTTAGACGCTCCGGTTGATGTCTACCTGGATGAAGAAGAAACCTACCAGCCGGACATTATTTTTATTGCCAGCTCGAGGCTGGACATTATTGAAGAGAAGCGTATTAAGGGTGCCCCGGATCTGGTGGTGGAGATTCTTTCCCCCGGCACCGGCTACTACGACCTGCGCAGCAAATATAAGGTTTACGAGAAGAGCGGTGTTAAGGAATACTGGATTGTCGATCCCCGGCAAAAATCGGTGCAAGTCTTTTGTTTGCGGGACGGGAAGTTCGTCCTGGACCAGGAAGCGGAGCAGCAGGGTATAGTAAGGTCGCGGGTGATAGCCGGGTTGGAAGTGCAAGTAGAAAGTATCTTTTAG
- a CDS encoding bactofilin family protein, translating into MLAKKLISSLALGLLLLVAPGLPAAMAGEVTGPATAATAAPASALSPSPGMAFTSGDAVVRVDPQGIDGEALAAAGDNMVRFNGDVVIRPDEIIQGNVVVMNGDIEVRGRVLGNVTAINGSVTLRSGSFVQGNVTVIRGDIVRENGAQVQGHITMGSGARDLTGGHYFPPSAGYYRNEPGFGGRLAGWLLYLLGLIAITAVAMALFPTRITAMQVTLEANPGRCLGVGFLGWIALPVVLLALVLTIIGIPVAIAVALILPLIVLIGLVLTGLVVGQQVERALGRKWPAVGGQTLLVQAAMGVALLWLAQSLPVVGMLIWVLAAVIGMGAVLITRFGTNRPWFGGKPPSGKVIDDQVKGTPGTGEVIDIPPEGRGAMPDPGRENQQQ; encoded by the coding sequence ATGCTTGCTAAAAAGCTTATTAGCTCCCTGGCCCTGGGGCTGCTGTTGCTGGTGGCGCCGGGCCTGCCGGCGGCTATGGCTGGAGAGGTTACGGGCCCAGCAACGGCGGCTACGGCAGCGCCGGCTTCAGCTCTATCCCCCTCCCCGGGGATGGCGTTCACTTCCGGTGACGCCGTAGTCCGGGTTGACCCGCAGGGGATAGACGGCGAGGCCCTGGCCGCGGCCGGGGATAATATGGTGCGTTTTAACGGCGATGTGGTCATCAGGCCGGATGAGATTATCCAGGGCAACGTAGTGGTCATGAATGGCGACATTGAAGTCCGGGGCCGGGTCCTTGGCAACGTAACGGCTATAAACGGAAGTGTCACCCTGCGCTCCGGTTCCTTCGTCCAGGGTAATGTCACCGTCATCCGGGGCGATATTGTCCGGGAAAACGGCGCCCAGGTGCAGGGACATATAACTATGGGCTCCGGGGCCCGGGATCTTACCGGGGGGCACTACTTCCCGCCATCAGCAGGATACTACCGCAACGAACCGGGTTTTGGTGGCCGCCTGGCAGGCTGGCTTCTCTACCTGCTGGGCCTGATCGCCATTACGGCGGTAGCCATGGCCCTGTTCCCAACCAGGATAACCGCCATGCAGGTTACCCTGGAAGCCAACCCCGGCCGCTGCCTGGGAGTGGGATTCCTGGGCTGGATCGCCCTGCCGGTAGTCCTGCTGGCCCTGGTGCTGACCATTATCGGTATCCCGGTAGCCATAGCTGTCGCCCTGATCCTGCCATTAATCGTGTTGATCGGCCTGGTCCTGACCGGGTTGGTGGTCGGCCAGCAGGTGGAGCGGGCCCTGGGGAGGAAGTGGCCGGCGGTAGGGGGTCAAACCCTGCTGGTCCAGGCGGCAATGGGCGTGGCCCTGCTCTGGCTCGCCCAGAGCCTGCCGGTAGTAGGTATGCTCATCTGGGTCCTGGCGGCTGTTATCGGTATGGGGGCCGTCCTGATTACCCGTTTCGGTACCAACCGGCCCTGGTTTGGCGGCAAACCCCCGTCCGGGAAGGTGATAGATGACCAGGTGAAGGGCACCCCCGGCACCGGGGAAGTTATAGACATCCCCCCGGAGGGTCGGGGTGCCATGCCGGACCCCGGCCGGGAAAACCAGCAACAATGA
- the ligD gene encoding non-homologous end-joining DNA ligase — MDREMTTGQQVNGEPYMLPRLPGQQLRLTNLDKVFWPEGLTKFDLVEYYVDMAPGILPYLRERPLVLKRYPDGITGEAFYQKECPAYAPEWVATLPVYHTDSDKTINYVLCNNEATLAWLANQGCIEVHAWLSRAGRLEYPDIVVMDLDPADGTTLVDVLEIALLVNRALKELHLTGYPKNSGARGLHIFIPLYPRWTFREVTAAMGYLAHLIVQVYPRKATTEHLIHRRRGKVYLDYLQNVQGRSMTFPYSLRPLPGAPVSAPLTWEEVAAKKIYPGDFNIIRRRLEEWGDLYRELLERPNDLTPLLELAI; from the coding sequence ATGGACCGGGAAATGACAACAGGACAGCAGGTTAACGGGGAGCCCTATATGCTGCCCCGGTTGCCGGGACAGCAGCTCCGGCTGACCAACCTGGACAAGGTCTTCTGGCCGGAGGGGCTGACCAAGTTTGATCTCGTCGAATATTATGTCGACATGGCCCCCGGCATCCTACCTTACCTGCGGGAACGTCCCCTGGTCCTGAAGCGCTACCCGGACGGCATTACAGGGGAGGCCTTTTACCAGAAAGAGTGCCCTGCCTATGCCCCAGAGTGGGTGGCGACCCTGCCTGTCTATCACACCGATAGCGATAAAACCATCAATTACGTTCTCTGCAATAACGAAGCAACCCTGGCCTGGCTGGCCAACCAGGGGTGCATCGAGGTCCATGCCTGGCTCTCCCGGGCCGGTCGCCTGGAATACCCGGATATCGTTGTCATGGACCTCGACCCTGCGGACGGCACTACCCTTGTCGATGTGCTGGAAATCGCCCTCTTGGTCAACCGGGCTTTAAAGGAACTCCACCTCACCGGCTACCCCAAAAATTCAGGCGCCAGGGGCCTGCATATTTTCATCCCCCTTTATCCCCGCTGGACCTTCCGGGAAGTTACGGCTGCCATGGGATACCTGGCGCATCTCATTGTGCAGGTTTACCCCCGCAAAGCCACCACCGAGCACCTTATCCACAGGCGCCGGGGCAAAGTCTACCTGGATTACCTGCAAAATGTACAGGGGCGGTCCATGACCTTTCCCTACAGCCTACGGCCCCTGCCCGGGGCCCCGGTTTCCGCCCCCTTGACCTGGGAAGAAGTGGCGGCGAAAAAGATTTATCCCGGAGATTTCAATATCATCAGGCGCCGCCTGGAAGAATGGGGCGACTTGTACCGGGAACTCCTGGAGCGCCCCAATGATTTAACACCCCTGTTAGAGCTGGCCATATAA
- a CDS encoding helix-turn-helix transcriptional regulator, protein MENRVKDLRLQRQLTQEELARLVGVSRQTIISIENGRYNPSLMLAYRIAKIFSMSIEEVFDFAAPEATDLAGSGNAIFSL, encoded by the coding sequence TTGGAAAACCGCGTGAAGGATCTGCGACTTCAGCGCCAGTTGACCCAGGAGGAATTGGCACGGCTGGTGGGGGTCTCCCGGCAGACTATTATTTCTATTGAAAATGGCAGATACAATCCTTCGTTAATGCTGGCGTACCGTATTGCCAAGATTTTTTCCATGTCTATTGAAGAAGTCTTCGATTTTGCCGCTCCGGAAGCAACTGACCTGGCTGGCAGCGGCAACGCTATTTTTTCCCTTTAA
- the ligD gene encoding non-homologous end-joining DNA ligase → MAGREARQGRQLKLTNLDKVFWPEGLTKLDLIKYYIDMAPVILPYLRDRPLVLKRYPDGITGEAFYQKECPAYAPDWIATAPIYHADSDKTINYILGNNEATLVWLANQGCIEIHAWLSRASHLEHPDIAVMDLDPAPGVTFKDVLDIALLVHQALKEFHLSGYPKTSGATGLHIFIPLKPRWSFHQVTAAMGYLARLVAGVYPRKATIERSIPKRKDRVYLDYLQNARGRSMAFPYSLRPLPGAPVSTPLTWEEVKKGMFSPKDFNIHTARERLQAYGDLYRDFLAQSNDLEPLLKLAGA, encoded by the coding sequence CTGGCGGGCCGGGAAGCCAGGCAGGGCCGGCAGTTGAAACTGACCAACCTGGACAAGGTTTTCTGGCCGGAAGGCCTGACCAAGCTGGATCTGATTAAATATTATATCGACATGGCCCCGGTGATCCTGCCCTACCTGCGGGATCGTCCCCTGGTACTAAAGCGCTACCCCGATGGCATCACCGGGGAGGCTTTTTACCAGAAGGAATGCCCGGCCTACGCCCCGGATTGGATAGCCACGGCACCCATCTACCATGCTGACAGCGATAAGACCATCAATTATATCCTCGGCAACAACGAAGCCACCCTGGTCTGGCTGGCCAACCAGGGGTGCATCGAGATCCATGCCTGGCTCTCCCGGGCCAGCCACCTGGAGCATCCCGATATCGCCGTCATGGATCTGGACCCGGCGCCGGGGGTGACTTTTAAAGATGTCCTGGATATCGCCCTCCTGGTCCACCAGGCTTTAAAGGAGTTTCACCTCAGCGGCTATCCTAAAACCTCCGGGGCTACGGGGTTGCATATCTTTATCCCCCTTAAACCTCGCTGGAGCTTTCACCAGGTGACAGCCGCCATGGGATACCTGGCGCGGCTGGTCGCAGGGGTTTACCCCCGGAAAGCTACCATCGAGCGGTCAATCCCGAAACGTAAAGATCGGGTCTACCTGGACTACCTGCAGAACGCCCGCGGCCGGTCCATGGCCTTTCCCTACAGCCTGCGACCCCTGCCCGGGGCGCCGGTTTCGACGCCCCTGACCTGGGAGGAGGTAAAGAAGGGGATGTTCAGCCCCAAAGACTTCAACATTCACACCGCCAGGGAGCGCCTGCAGGCGTATGGCGACCTTTATCGGGATTTCCTGGCGCAATCCAACGATCTGGAACCGCTGCTTAAACTGGCCGGGGCTTAA